The Streptomyces sp. SS1-1 genome has a segment encoding these proteins:
- a CDS encoding 6-phospho-beta-glucosidase: MKLTVVGGGSTYTPELIDGFARLRDTLPIEELVLTDPATDRLELVGGLARRIFARQAHAGRITTTTDLDAAVDGTDAVLLQLRVGGQAARQQDETWPLECGCVGQETTGAGGLAKALRTVPVVLDIAERVRRANPGAWIIDFTNPVGIVTRALLQEGHRAVGLCNVAIGFQRKFAALLGASPADLHLDHVGLNHLTWETGVRLGGPEGADVLPKLLAEHGDALAADLHLPRVLLDRLGVVPSYYLRYYYAHDAVVREMRTKPSRAAEVAAMERELLALYADPALDEKPELLSKRGGAYYSEAAVDLAAALLNGAGSPHQVVNTLNRGTLPFLPDDAVIEVQAAVGQDGPAPLPVPRLDPLYAGLMAQVTSYEDLALSAALRGGRDRVFRALLAHPLVGQFEYAEKLTDELIAHNREHLAWA; this comes from the coding sequence GTGAAACTCACCGTGGTCGGCGGAGGCTCGACCTACACGCCGGAACTCATCGACGGCTTCGCGCGTCTCCGCGACACCCTGCCCATCGAGGAACTGGTCCTGACGGACCCGGCGACGGACCGCCTGGAGCTGGTCGGCGGTCTCGCCCGCCGTATCTTCGCCCGCCAGGCCCACGCCGGAAGGATCACCACGACGACCGACCTGGACGCGGCCGTCGACGGGACCGACGCGGTCCTGCTCCAGCTGCGCGTCGGCGGCCAGGCGGCCCGGCAGCAGGACGAGACCTGGCCCCTGGAGTGCGGCTGCGTCGGCCAGGAGACCACCGGCGCCGGCGGTCTCGCGAAGGCCCTGCGCACGGTGCCGGTCGTCCTGGACATCGCCGAGCGGGTCCGGCGCGCCAACCCGGGCGCCTGGATCATCGACTTCACCAACCCGGTCGGCATCGTCACCCGCGCCCTGCTCCAGGAGGGGCACCGGGCGGTCGGCCTGTGCAACGTGGCGATCGGCTTCCAGCGCAAGTTCGCCGCCCTGCTCGGCGCCTCCCCCGCCGACCTCCACCTCGACCACGTCGGCCTCAACCACCTCACCTGGGAGACCGGGGTGCGCCTGGGCGGCCCCGAGGGCGCCGACGTCCTGCCGAAGCTGCTCGCCGAGCACGGCGACGCCCTGGCCGCCGACCTCCATCTGCCCCGTGTCCTGCTGGACCGGCTGGGCGTCGTCCCGTCCTACTACCTGCGCTACTACTACGCCCACGACGCGGTCGTCCGGGAGATGCGCACCAAGCCGTCCCGCGCCGCCGAGGTGGCCGCGATGGAGCGAGAACTGCTCGCCCTGTACGCCGACCCCGCGCTCGACGAGAAGCCGGAGCTGCTGTCCAAGCGGGGCGGGGCGTACTACTCGGAGGCGGCGGTGGACCTCGCGGCCGCCCTGCTGAACGGCGCCGGCAGCCCCCACCAGGTGGTGAACACCCTGAACCGGGGCACGCTGCCCTTCCTCCCCGACGACGCGGTGATCGAGGTGCAGGCGGCCGTCGGCCAGGACGGCCCGGCGCCGCTGCCCGTGCCCCGCCTCGACCCGCTGTACGCGGGTCTGATGGCGCAGGTGACGTCCTACGAGGACCTGGCGCTGTCCGCCGCCCTGCGCGGCGGCCGGGACCGGGTGTTCCGGGCGCTCCTCGCGCACCCCCTCGTCGGCCAGTTCGAGTACGCCGAGAAGCTCACCGACGAGCTGATCGCACACAACCGGGAGCACCTCGCGTGGGCATGA
- a CDS encoding N-acetylglucosamine kinase — MGMTARVLAVDAGNSKTDVAVVAGDGTVLATARAGGFRPPAVGVEQAMDTLAGAVEEAFTAAGVTSADQVSACLANADLPVEEETLAAALHARAWGARVEVRNDTFAILRAGVAEPRGVAVVCGAGINCVGMTPDGRTARFPALGRLSGDWGGGWGLAEEALWHAARAEDGRGAATSLAETLPAHFGLPSMYALIEALHLGHLPERRRHELAPVLFATAASGDPVARSLVDRLADEVVTMATVALTRLGLLEEETPVLLGGSVLAARHPQLDDGIRDLLAARAPKAVPEVVAARPVLGAALLGLDAVGAPEEVHARLRRHFEP, encoded by the coding sequence GTGGGCATGACCGCACGTGTCCTCGCCGTCGACGCGGGCAACAGCAAGACCGACGTCGCCGTCGTGGCGGGCGACGGCACCGTCCTGGCCACCGCCCGCGCGGGAGGCTTCCGGCCGCCCGCCGTGGGCGTCGAGCAGGCGATGGACACGCTCGCCGGGGCCGTCGAGGAGGCGTTCACGGCCGCGGGCGTGACCTCCGCCGACCAGGTGTCGGCCTGTCTGGCCAACGCCGACCTTCCGGTGGAGGAGGAGACCCTGGCGGCCGCGCTGCACGCACGCGCGTGGGGCGCCCGCGTGGAGGTCCGCAACGACACCTTCGCGATCCTGCGCGCCGGGGTCGCCGAGCCCCGCGGGGTGGCCGTCGTCTGCGGCGCCGGCATCAACTGCGTGGGCATGACCCCGGACGGGCGCACCGCCCGCTTCCCGGCGCTCGGGCGGCTGTCCGGGGACTGGGGCGGCGGCTGGGGCCTGGCGGAGGAGGCGCTGTGGCACGCGGCCCGCGCGGAGGACGGGCGGGGCGCGGCCACGTCCCTGGCCGAGACGCTGCCCGCGCACTTCGGGCTGCCCTCCATGTACGCGCTGATCGAGGCCCTGCATCTGGGACACCTCCCGGAGCGGCGCCGGCACGAGCTGGCACCGGTGCTCTTCGCCACGGCCGCGTCCGGCGACCCGGTCGCGCGGTCCCTCGTCGACCGGCTGGCCGACGAGGTGGTCACCATGGCGACGGTCGCCCTGACCCGGCTCGGTCTGCTGGAGGAGGAGACCCCGGTCCTGCTCGGCGGCAGCGTCCTGGCGGCCCGGCATCCCCAACTGGACGACGGGATACGGGACCTGCTGGCCGCCCGCGCCCCCAAGGCCGTACCGGAGGTGGTGGCGGCGCGTCCGGTGCTGGGCGCGGCCCTGCTCGGGCTGGACGCGGTGGGCGCCCCGGAGGAGGTGCACGCCCGGCTGCGGCGGCACTTCGAGCCGTAG
- a CDS encoding glutamate ABC transporter substrate-binding protein, giving the protein MHAHTGARAGSARWWRRLRAGLRGWGGVGAMALLCALAVTAALLLPLSQSAGDSTAPTGHGVTHAGQAAAGKCEDPQDRSLSPSGGGKTPVVDAIKAREDRRLVVGVDTNSYRWGYLDPNNPSGALEGFDIDLVHRIAEDILGDRDAVRFKAIPTSRRIEAIEKGEVDMVVRTMTITCDRLDHVAFSAPYFVTGQQVLAPKTSQVTGFDASLADRKVCSARGSTAYDNLEAGRKEGVLPASTDIRTTVPNQLDCLVKLQLGEVDAVVTDGALAASQAAQDPAVELKGGLFTDEYYGVAMKRGSDDLVRRVNRILEEYVEDGGWAASYEKWLHPTMDTDGGKSASATPPEAHYR; this is encoded by the coding sequence ATGCACGCACACACCGGCGCCCGGGCCGGCTCCGCCCGGTGGTGGCGGCGCCTGCGGGCGGGGCTGCGCGGCTGGGGCGGCGTCGGCGCGATGGCCCTCCTGTGCGCCCTGGCGGTGACCGCGGCGCTGCTGCTGCCCCTGTCCCAGTCCGCCGGCGACTCCACCGCCCCGACCGGGCACGGGGTCACCCACGCCGGGCAGGCCGCGGCCGGGAAGTGCGAGGACCCGCAGGACCGGAGCCTGTCTCCGTCCGGCGGCGGGAAGACCCCGGTCGTCGACGCGATCAAGGCCCGCGAGGACCGGCGTCTGGTCGTCGGCGTCGACACCAACAGCTACCGCTGGGGCTACCTCGACCCGAACAACCCCTCGGGCGCGCTGGAGGGGTTCGACATCGATCTGGTGCACCGGATCGCCGAGGACATCCTGGGCGACCGGGACGCGGTGCGGTTCAAGGCCATCCCGACCAGCCGGCGGATCGAGGCGATCGAGAAGGGGGAGGTCGACATGGTCGTGCGCACCATGACGATCACCTGTGACCGGCTGGACCATGTCGCCTTCTCCGCGCCCTACTTCGTGACCGGTCAGCAGGTCCTCGCGCCCAAGACGTCGCAGGTCACCGGCTTCGACGCGTCCCTGGCGGACCGCAAGGTGTGCTCGGCCCGGGGATCGACCGCGTACGACAACCTCGAAGCGGGCAGGAAGGAAGGCGTCCTGCCCGCCTCCACCGACATCCGCACCACCGTCCCCAACCAGCTCGACTGCCTGGTCAAACTGCAGTTGGGGGAGGTCGACGCGGTCGTCACGGACGGCGCGCTGGCGGCGAGCCAGGCGGCGCAGGATCCGGCCGTCGAGCTCAAGGGCGGCCTGTTCACTGACGAGTACTACGGAGTGGCGATGAAAAGGGGATCCGACGATCTGGTCCGCCGGGTCAACCGGATCCTGGAGGAGTACGTCGAGGACGGCGGCTGGGCGGCGTCGTACGAGAAGTGGCTCCACCCGACCATGGACACGGACGGCGGGAAGTCGGCGTCGGCGACCCCGCCGGAGGCCCACTACAGGTAG
- a CDS encoding serine/threonine-protein kinase, with amino-acid sequence MSQAGQTCQRPDCAGRYEDMGGGELYCDTCGLAPVVSAAGTVGSPPTGVAAGGKGASGSGGSGSTGRGGSRTSSRTSRSSRSRRSVSGRLSRAVSGRSTGRSVSVRSSGSTSGSSGRGRLGAGLVQVPDVPRPDPRAMVLETAEVPERKRFCSRSDCGAPVGRARGDRPGRTEGFCTKCGHPYSFVPKLRAGDVVHGQYEVVGCLAHGGLGWIYLAVDRAVSDRWVVLKGLLDTGDQDAMAAAISERRFLAEIEHANIVRIYNFVEHLDQRTGSLDGYIVMEYVGGKSLKEIANARRTEAGRRDPLPVEQACAYGIEALEALGHLHSRNLLYCDFKVDNAIQTEDQLKLIDMGAVRRMDDDESAVYGTVGYQAPEVAEVGPSVASDLYTVARTLAVLSFDFQGYTNVYADSLPDPDHIDVFRRYESFYRLLVRATDPDPARRFASAQEMAEQLTGVLREVVSVQSGRARPALSTLFGPEVRVTDTVLFPEAAGEVSRLGARPVPARGSAARRTPDVTAPAPARIVKEADAPAAALALPVPRVDPADPNAGFLAGLLTSAPAELLGALAAVPAPSTESRLRQVRARLESGDTAAAHEALLKLEDEHPDDWRVVWYRGVAALVTGDHAGAALAFDAIYDAFPGELAPKLALALCAEVLGQLDNAAEYYRLVWTTDPSHVGAAFGLARVQVATGDRRGAVATLESVPESSIHYTAARVAAVRARLRQRTAVAGDVPFLDDLTAAAGQVEALDAYGLDPARREQLSAEVLGAALDWILSGGQGSAPSAPGGRTLLGSGLDERGLRFGLERSYRMLARLAPGGEERIDLVERANRYRPRTWV; translated from the coding sequence ATGAGCCAGGCGGGGCAGACCTGTCAGCGCCCGGACTGCGCCGGGCGGTACGAGGACATGGGCGGTGGCGAGCTGTACTGCGACACCTGCGGCCTGGCCCCGGTCGTCTCGGCGGCCGGCACGGTCGGCTCGCCGCCCACCGGGGTCGCGGCGGGCGGCAAGGGCGCCTCGGGCAGCGGCGGTTCGGGCTCCACCGGCCGGGGCGGCTCGCGCACGTCCTCCCGGACGTCGCGGTCCTCGCGGTCCCGGCGCTCGGTGTCCGGGCGGCTGTCGCGCGCGGTGTCCGGGCGGTCCACGGGCCGTTCGGTGTCCGTGCGCAGCTCGGGTTCCACGTCCGGCTCCAGCGGGCGCGGGCGGCTCGGCGCCGGGCTGGTCCAGGTGCCGGACGTGCCGCGGCCCGACCCGCGCGCGATGGTGCTGGAGACGGCGGAGGTGCCGGAGCGCAAGCGGTTCTGCTCCCGCTCCGACTGCGGCGCGCCCGTCGGCCGGGCCCGCGGCGACCGGCCGGGCCGCACCGAGGGGTTCTGCACGAAGTGCGGCCACCCGTACTCGTTCGTGCCCAAGCTGCGCGCCGGGGACGTCGTGCACGGCCAGTACGAGGTCGTGGGCTGCCTCGCGCACGGCGGGCTGGGCTGGATCTACCTGGCCGTGGACCGGGCGGTGTCGGACCGCTGGGTGGTGCTCAAGGGCCTGCTGGACACCGGTGACCAGGACGCGATGGCGGCGGCGATATCGGAGCGGCGGTTCCTCGCGGAGATCGAGCACGCCAACATCGTGCGGATCTACAACTTCGTCGAGCACCTCGACCAGCGCACCGGCTCCCTCGACGGCTACATCGTGATGGAGTACGTCGGCGGCAAGTCCCTGAAGGAGATAGCGAACGCGCGCCGTACGGAGGCGGGCCGCCGCGACCCGCTGCCGGTGGAGCAGGCGTGCGCGTACGGTATCGAGGCCCTGGAGGCCCTCGGGCATCTGCACAGCCGCAACCTGCTGTACTGCGACTTCAAGGTCGACAACGCCATCCAGACCGAGGACCAGCTCAAGCTGATCGACATGGGCGCGGTGCGCAGGATGGACGACGACGAGTCGGCCGTCTACGGCACGGTCGGCTACCAGGCACCGGAGGTCGCGGAGGTCGGCCCGTCGGTCGCCTCGGACCTCTACACGGTCGCCCGCACCCTGGCCGTGCTGTCCTTCGACTTCCAGGGCTACACGAACGTCTACGCCGACTCGCTGCCCGACCCGGACCACATCGACGTGTTCCGCCGGTACGAGTCCTTCTACCGGCTCCTGGTCCGCGCGACCGACCCCGACCCGGCCCGCCGTTTCGCCTCCGCGCAGGAGATGGCGGAGCAGCTGACGGGGGTGCTGCGCGAGGTCGTCTCGGTCCAGTCGGGCCGGGCGCGGCCCGCGCTGTCCACCCTGTTCGGGCCGGAGGTGCGGGTCACCGACACCGTGCTGTTCCCGGAGGCGGCCGGGGAGGTCTCCCGGCTGGGGGCGCGCCCGGTGCCGGCCCGCGGGAGCGCCGCACGCCGCACACCGGACGTGACCGCGCCGGCCCCCGCGCGGATCGTCAAGGAGGCCGACGCCCCCGCCGCCGCGCTGGCGCTGCCGGTGCCGCGCGTCGACCCCGCGGACCCCAACGCCGGTTTCCTCGCGGGCCTGCTGACCAGCGCCCCGGCCGAGCTGCTCGGCGCGCTCGCCGCCGTACCGGCGCCGTCGACGGAGTCCCGGCTGCGGCAGGTACGGGCCCGGCTGGAGAGCGGCGACACGGCCGCCGCGCACGAGGCCCTGCTGAAGCTGGAGGACGAGCACCCCGACGACTGGCGGGTCGTCTGGTACCGGGGCGTGGCCGCGCTGGTCACCGGGGACCACGCGGGGGCCGCGCTCGCGTTCGACGCGATCTACGACGCCTTCCCCGGGGAGCTCGCCCCGAAGCTGGCGCTCGCCCTGTGCGCCGAGGTGCTGGGCCAGTTGGACAACGCCGCCGAGTACTACCGGCTCGTGTGGACGACCGACCCCAGCCATGTCGGCGCCGCCTTCGGCCTGGCCCGCGTCCAGGTCGCGACGGGGGACCGCCGGGGTGCCGTGGCGACCCTGGAGTCCGTCCCGGAGAGCTCGATCCACTACACGGCGGCCCGCGTCGCGGCCGTCCGGGCCCGGCTGCGTCAACGCACCGCGGTCGCCGGGGACGTACCGTTCCTGGACGACCTGACGGCCGCGGCGGGGCAGGTGGAGGCGCTGGACGCGTACGGCCTGGACCCGGCGCGCCGGGAGCAGTTGTCGGCGGAAGTGCTCGGTGCGGCGCTGGACTGGATACTCTCCGGTGGCCAGGGTTCCGCCCCGTCCGCCCCCGGAGGACGGACGCTGCTCGGCAGTGGCCTGGACGAACGGGGGCTGCGGTTCGGCCTGGAGCGCTCGTACCGCATGCTGGCCCGGCTGGCCCCGGGCGGCGAGGAGAGGATCGACCTGGTGGAACGTGCCAACCGTTACCGCCCCCGGACGTGGGTGTAG
- a CDS encoding PP2C family serine/threonine-protein phosphatase encodes MSQMPQLSACPSCAWPLDSGDRFCGACGYDLSTVPARPDDHPTIALNGSAAPGTGTGGHDLPPGTPPPPPVPPPGIPAPTAPEPGPPPFPAQAGESDPAPRTPTVPDGVPVPAESPETPSSGVRLDRPAEPDTYALQAPDPRVSAGAATPPEGVKVCVACRAGRVDRDGYCENCGHAQPRERDHMEQEAGPVAAVSDRGLRHHRNEDAFAVACTTLPDGRPATLAMVCDGVSSATRPDDASLAAARASTESLLAALPRGTHPQQALQEAIVAASNAVNALAAEPATAREQAPHQNAPACTIVGSIVTPDLLVVGWVGDSRVYWVPADRSAPPARLTEDDSWAAQMVAAGLMNEAEAYADERAHAITGWLGADAYELEPHTASFKPDRPGVVVVCTDGLWNYAEAAEHMAEIVPADAATRPLHAARVLVGHALDGGGHDNVTVAVLPFPAPPAGAGSA; translated from the coding sequence ATGTCGCAGATGCCCCAGTTGTCCGCCTGCCCGAGCTGCGCCTGGCCGCTCGACTCGGGTGACCGTTTCTGCGGTGCGTGCGGATACGACCTGTCCACCGTGCCCGCACGGCCGGACGACCACCCCACCATCGCCCTGAACGGCTCCGCCGCCCCGGGCACCGGGACCGGCGGCCACGACCTGCCGCCGGGCACGCCTCCCCCGCCGCCGGTGCCGCCGCCCGGCATCCCGGCCCCCACCGCGCCCGAGCCCGGCCCGCCCCCGTTCCCGGCCCAGGCCGGCGAGAGCGACCCCGCCCCGCGCACCCCGACCGTGCCGGACGGCGTCCCCGTCCCGGCCGAGTCCCCCGAGACGCCGTCCTCAGGGGTGCGCCTCGACCGCCCGGCCGAACCCGACACGTACGCCCTGCAGGCCCCCGACCCCCGGGTGAGCGCCGGAGCGGCCACCCCGCCCGAAGGCGTCAAGGTGTGCGTCGCCTGCCGCGCCGGCCGGGTCGACCGCGACGGCTACTGCGAGAACTGCGGCCACGCCCAGCCCCGCGAACGGGACCACATGGAGCAGGAGGCCGGCCCGGTCGCCGCCGTCAGCGACCGCGGGCTGCGCCACCACCGCAACGAGGACGCGTTCGCCGTCGCCTGCACCACCCTGCCCGACGGGCGTCCGGCGACCCTGGCCATGGTCTGCGACGGGGTGTCCTCGGCGACCCGCCCCGACGACGCCTCCCTGGCGGCGGCCCGCGCCTCCACCGAGTCGCTGCTGGCCGCGCTGCCCCGCGGCACCCATCCGCAGCAGGCCCTCCAGGAGGCGATCGTCGCCGCCTCCAACGCGGTGAACGCGCTCGCCGCCGAACCGGCCACGGCCCGCGAGCAGGCCCCCCACCAGAACGCCCCGGCGTGCACGATCGTCGGCTCGATCGTCACCCCCGACCTGCTGGTCGTCGGCTGGGTCGGGGACAGCCGCGTCTACTGGGTCCCGGCCGACCGCTCCGCTCCCCCGGCCCGCCTCACCGAGGACGACTCCTGGGCCGCGCAGATGGTCGCGGCGGGCCTGATGAACGAGGCCGAGGCGTACGCCGACGAGCGGGCCCACGCCATCACGGGCTGGCTGGGCGCGGACGCGTACGAACTGGAGCCGCACACCGCGTCCTTCAAGCCGGACCGCCCGGGGGTCGTCGTGGTCTGCACGGACGGCCTGTGGAACTACGCCGAGGCCGCCGAGCACATGGCCGAGATCGTCCCGGCCGACGCCGCCACGCGCCCCCTGCACGCCGCCCGGGTGCTCGTGGGGCACGCCCTCGACGGCGGCGGGCACGACAACGTAACAGTGGCCGTCCTGCCGTTCCCGGCACCGCCGGCAGGGGCAGGATCGGCCTGA
- a CDS encoding VWA domain-containing protein, producing the protein MANFSKPSVPRFSVDVYQNEYLPDGGTQVDAIVTVTSTGGGTLAGAPAAARPAGPDTDAAVALMVDCSGSMDYPPTKMRNARDATAAAVDTLRDGVHFAVIGGTHVAKEVYPGGGRLAVADATTREQAKQALRKLYAGGGTAIGTWLRLADRLLSSADVAIRHGILLTDGRNEHESAEDLRAALDACAGRFTCDARGVGTDWEVKEVTSIASALLGSADIVADPAGLAADFTRMMENAMGKEVADVALRVWTPVGTTIRFVKQVAPTVEDLTGRRTEAGPRAGDYPTGSWGDESRDYHVCVEVPAAGLGREMLAARVSLVVPRPDGSAQNLDAQGLVRAVWTDDMTASTSINPQVAHYTGQAELAQAIQEGMDLRKAGDIDGATAKLGRAVQLAGASGNADTAKLLAKVVDVVDVATGTVRLKAKVAEADEMTLETRSTKTVRVKK; encoded by the coding sequence ATGGCCAACTTCTCGAAACCAAGCGTGCCGCGGTTCTCGGTGGACGTGTACCAGAACGAGTACCTGCCGGACGGCGGCACCCAGGTCGACGCGATCGTCACGGTCACCTCCACGGGGGGCGGCACCCTCGCCGGCGCGCCCGCCGCGGCCCGCCCCGCCGGACCGGACACGGACGCGGCCGTCGCGCTCATGGTCGACTGCTCCGGCTCGATGGACTACCCGCCGACCAAGATGCGCAACGCCCGCGACGCCACCGCCGCCGCCGTCGACACCCTGCGCGACGGCGTCCACTTCGCCGTGATCGGCGGCACCCATGTGGCCAAGGAGGTGTACCCGGGCGGCGGCCGGCTCGCCGTCGCCGACGCCACCACCCGCGAGCAGGCCAAGCAGGCGCTGCGCAAGCTGTACGCGGGCGGCGGCACCGCCATCGGCACCTGGCTGCGCCTCGCCGACCGGCTCCTGTCCTCCGCCGACGTCGCCATCCGGCACGGCATCCTGCTGACCGACGGCCGCAACGAGCACGAGTCGGCCGAGGACCTGCGGGCCGCGCTGGACGCCTGTGCCGGGCGGTTCACCTGTGACGCACGGGGCGTGGGCACCGACTGGGAAGTGAAAGAAGTCACATCGATCGCCTCCGCCCTCCTCGGCAGCGCCGACATCGTCGCCGACCCCGCCGGTCTCGCCGCCGACTTCACGCGGATGATGGAGAACGCGATGGGCAAGGAGGTCGCGGACGTCGCGCTGCGGGTGTGGACCCCGGTCGGCACCACGATCCGGTTCGTGAAGCAGGTCGCGCCCACCGTCGAGGACCTGACCGGCCGCCGCACCGAGGCGGGACCGCGCGCCGGCGACTACCCCACGGGCTCCTGGGGCGACGAGTCCCGTGACTACCACGTATGCGTGGAGGTCCCGGCTGCCGGCCTGGGCCGGGAGATGCTGGCCGCACGGGTCTCCCTGGTCGTGCCCCGACCGGACGGAAGTGCTCAGAACCTGGACGCACAAGGTCTCGTACGGGCGGTTTGGACCGACGACATGACCGCTTCGACGTCGATCAACCCCCAAGTCGCGCACTACACCGGCCAAGCCGAACTGGCCCAGGCCATCCAGGAAGGGATGGATCTTCGTAAAGCGGGCGATATCGATGGAGCAACGGCCAAACTGGGCCGCGCCGTTCAGCTCGCCGGGGCCTCCGGAAACGCGGATACGGCGAAACTCCTTGCGAAGGTGGTGGACGTGGTCGATGTCGCGACGGGTACTGTGCGACTGAAGGCGAAGGTCGCGGAGGCCGACGAGATGACACTCGAGACGCGGTCGACAAAGACTGTTCGTGTAAAGAAGTGA
- a CDS encoding FHA domain-containing protein yields the protein MPTCPNGHQSGSDDWCEVCGHRMAGAVPPPPPPPPPAGGYGFPPPGGPGGPGGHPGQQQGGRPPMPGRPEPELCPQCRTPREGGAPFCEECRWNFLTNTATSYTPAAPRPPAPGGPGLPSHFQQQSGPPPSFGGGDSYDYQGSRPSQVNRPAEPIPPFGADPQGPGGPGRGGQGGPGGPGGPGGHGGPGGPGGFGGGPGGPGGPGGGPGGPGGFGDPSRQAPPPPAPTQPGPGASGGAPQAFHPAGPGPSAPQAPPGFPQEGNRPQQGGPSFGGGGDDWVISPPSGGPGQGAPGGPGQGGYGYPQPGPGQAPPPGPGYQQQPAAWTATIGPDREYFMAMMQRSGPEAAGLNLPAYSPEQQRTLTGNQVTIGRRRHSTGESPDIDLSVPPEDPGVSHQHAVLVQQPDGTWAVVDQNSTNGTTVNNSEDPIQPFVPVPLQDGDRVHVGAWTTITIRRG from the coding sequence ATGCCGACCTGCCCGAACGGACACCAGTCGGGTTCCGACGACTGGTGCGAGGTCTGCGGTCACCGCATGGCCGGTGCCGTACCTCCCCCTCCGCCGCCGCCCCCGCCCGCCGGCGGCTACGGCTTCCCGCCGCCCGGTGGCCCCGGCGGCCCCGGTGGTCACCCCGGCCAGCAGCAGGGTGGGCGCCCGCCCATGCCCGGCCGTCCGGAGCCCGAGCTCTGCCCGCAGTGCCGCACGCCCCGTGAGGGCGGTGCGCCGTTCTGCGAGGAGTGCCGGTGGAACTTCCTGACGAACACGGCGACCTCGTACACGCCCGCCGCCCCGCGCCCCCCGGCGCCCGGCGGCCCCGGCCTGCCCTCGCACTTCCAGCAGCAGTCCGGTCCCCCGCCGTCGTTCGGCGGCGGTGACTCCTACGACTACCAGGGCTCGCGCCCGTCCCAGGTGAACCGCCCCGCGGAGCCGATCCCGCCGTTCGGCGCGGACCCGCAGGGGCCGGGCGGCCCGGGCCGCGGCGGCCAGGGCGGTCCCGGTGGGCCCGGGGGTCCCGGCGGCCATGGCGGCCCCGGTGGCCCTGGCGGCTTCGGTGGCGGTCCGGGCGGCCCCGGTGGTCCCGGTGGCGGTCCCGGTGGTCCCGGTGGCTTCGGCGACCCCTCGCGGCAGGCTCCCCCGCCGCCCGCCCCCACGCAGCCCGGCCCCGGCGCGAGCGGTGGCGCCCCGCAGGCGTTCCACCCGGCCGGTCCCGGCCCCTCGGCCCCGCAGGCCCCGCCCGGCTTCCCGCAGGAGGGCAACCGCCCGCAGCAGGGCGGCCCGTCCTTCGGCGGCGGCGGGGACGACTGGGTGATCTCCCCTCCGTCGGGCGGCCCCGGACAGGGCGCGCCGGGCGGTCCCGGACAGGGCGGTTACGGCTACCCGCAGCCTGGCCCCGGGCAGGCCCCGCCCCCCGGTCCCGGCTACCAGCAGCAGCCGGCGGCCTGGACGGCGACCATCGGCCCGGACCGCGAGTACTTCATGGCGATGATGCAGCGCTCCGGCCCGGAGGCCGCGGGTCTGAACCTGCCCGCGTACTCGCCCGAGCAGCAGCGCACCCTCACCGGCAACCAGGTCACCATCGGGCGCCGCCGGCACTCCACCGGCGAGTCCCCCGACATCGACCTGTCGGTGCCGCCGGAGGACCCGGGCGTCTCGCACCAGCACGCGGTGCTCGTCCAGCAGCCGGACGGCACCTGGGCGGTCGTCGACCAGAACTCGACGAACGGCACCACGGTGAACAACTCCGAGGACCCGATCCAGCCCTTCGTCCCCGTCCCGCTCCAGGACGGCGACCGGGTGCACGTCGGGGCCTGGACGACGATCACGATCCGGCGCGGCTGA